One window from the genome of Deltaproteobacteria bacterium encodes:
- the plsX gene encoding phosphate acyltransferase PlsX encodes MIALDAMGGDLAPASTVEGALRAHRERGLQILLVGNEARLRSELQRLGAGEEELQIRHASEVVEMDEHPGQALRRKKDSSMRVCFDLCKSGEASAMVSAGNSGAVLAGALFVLGRLDHVDRPCIGGSLPTLGGAGRAVLVDMGANVECTPLQIAQFALMGEVYARRVLRVLHPKVGVVANGEEEGKGTELTRAVAAALRKPESGIAFAGYVEGKDVFSGLFDVIATDGFTGNVLLKTAEGAVWAFGQLLKRQIQSSRVASAGALLIKSQLEQVKKRVDYEEVGGAPLLGVQGVAMIAHGRSTHRAILNALSGAEAFAQQHLEEDLTAAARRGEELFAQRAAS; translated from the coding sequence ATGATCGCGCTCGACGCCATGGGCGGGGACCTCGCGCCCGCATCGACCGTCGAGGGTGCCCTGCGCGCTCATCGCGAGCGGGGCCTGCAGATCCTGCTCGTCGGGAACGAAGCGCGGCTGCGCTCCGAATTGCAGCGGCTCGGCGCCGGCGAAGAAGAGCTGCAGATCCGCCACGCCTCGGAAGTGGTGGAGATGGACGAGCACCCCGGCCAGGCCTTGCGGCGCAAGAAGGACAGCTCGATGCGCGTCTGCTTCGATCTGTGCAAGTCCGGCGAGGCTTCGGCCATGGTCTCCGCGGGAAACTCCGGGGCGGTGCTGGCCGGCGCGCTGTTCGTGCTCGGGCGGCTCGACCACGTCGACCGGCCGTGCATCGGCGGCTCGTTGCCGACTCTCGGCGGCGCCGGCCGGGCGGTGCTCGTCGACATGGGAGCCAACGTCGAGTGCACGCCGCTGCAGATCGCCCAGTTCGCGCTGATGGGCGAGGTCTACGCGCGACGCGTGCTCCGCGTCCTTCACCCGAAGGTCGGCGTGGTCGCGAACGGGGAGGAAGAAGGAAAGGGGACCGAACTGACGCGCGCCGTCGCAGCGGCCTTGCGCAAGCCCGAAAGCGGGATAGCGTTCGCCGGCTACGTCGAGGGCAAGGATGTCTTCTCCGGACTGTTCGACGTGATCGCGACCGACGGGTTCACCGGCAACGTGCTGTTGAAGACGGCGGAGGGCGCCGTCTGGGCATTCGGACAGCTCCTCAAGCGCCAGATCCAGTCCAGCAGGGTGGCGAGCGCCGGCGCTCTTTTGATCAAATCGCAGCTGGAACAGGTGAAGAAGCGTGTCGATTACGAGGAGGTGGGCGGCGCTCCCCTGCTCGGCGTCCAAGGGGTCGCGATGATCGCGCACGGGCGCTCCACACACCGCGCGATCCTGAACGCGCTGTCCGGGGCCGAAGCGTTCGCGCAGCAGCATCTTGAGGAGGACCTCACCGCGGCGGCGCGGCGCGGCGAGGAGCTTTTTGCGCAGCGCGCTGCGTCTTGA
- a CDS encoding 50S ribosomal protein L32: MGVPKKRTSRQKRDQRRAHWKATAPNVGTCPNCGEPVLPHRACPKCGQYRGKQVQPGAEE; the protein is encoded by the coding sequence ATGGGCGTTCCGAAGAAGAGAACCAGCCGCCAGAAGCGCGACCAGCGGCGCGCGCATTGGAAGGCCACCGCTCCCAACGTCGGGACTTGCCCCAACTGCGGCGAGCCGGTTCTCCCGCACCGCGCCTGCCCGAAGTGCGGCCAATATCGCGGCAAGCAGGTACAGCCCGGCGCCGAGGAGTAG
- a CDS encoding DUF177 domain-containing protein → MHRLDFTARPPLIRRSPRAPVADLILNVDALEEANQPFEADLTREFLDGVLRADPPTEFHAAGASHLRGTATKMGRKVLVQAKFRVPLTGPCKRCLNAVRIEEAAELIRTYVPEAQAVHEREEHRADDAEGSFDPGLVDEEAYAGKEIDLAAALREQILLQIPSSPLCREDCLGLCARCGKDLNEGECGCDRSVVDPRWAALKGIQLQKKEK, encoded by the coding sequence ATGCATCGCCTTGACTTCACGGCGCGTCCGCCATTAATACGCCGCTCTCCCAGGGCGCCCGTGGCCGATCTGATTCTCAATGTGGATGCCCTCGAAGAGGCAAACCAGCCCTTCGAGGCGGACCTGACGCGTGAATTTCTCGACGGCGTCCTGCGCGCCGATCCGCCTACCGAGTTCCACGCCGCCGGCGCATCGCATCTGCGTGGAACCGCCACCAAGATGGGCCGCAAGGTACTGGTCCAGGCGAAATTCCGCGTTCCGCTGACCGGTCCGTGCAAGCGGTGCCTGAACGCCGTACGCATCGAAGAAGCCGCCGAGCTGATCCGCACCTACGTCCCCGAAGCCCAGGCCGTGCACGAGCGCGAAGAGCACCGCGCCGACGATGCTGAAGGCAGCTTCGATCCCGGCCTCGTCGACGAGGAGGCTTACGCCGGCAAGGAGATCGATCTCGCTGCGGCCCTCCGCGAGCAGATCCTTCTGCAGATTCCCTCCTCGCCGCTCTGCCGCGAGGACTGCCTCGGCCTCTGCGCCAGATGCGGCAAGGACCTCAACGAAGGCGAGTGCGGCTGCGACCGCTCCGTCGTGGATCCGCGCTGGGCCGCCCTGAAGGGCATCCAGCTGCAGAAGAAGGAGAAGTGA
- a CDS encoding 30S ribosomal protein S1, which translates to MANPQSDLIGGEEDFAAMLEESFKGRGTTKGGELKENEIVRGTVVQLTKDYAVVDIGYKSEGQVPIQEFGLADGKPNVKVGDTVEVLLESRENDTGMVVLSKEKADKMRIWDEISAACERDELVEGTIVGRVKGGLSVDIGVKAFLPGSQVDLRPIRNLDKLIGEKFKFKVIKFNKKRGNIVLSRRVLLEKERETLKKDTLQKLKEGAVLTGIVKNLTDYGAFIDLGGIDGLLHITDMSWGRVGHPSEMLNVGDELRVIVLKFDPATERVSLGLKQIQEDPWAHAADKYPPGTRVTGKVVSLTDYGAFIEMEPGVEGLVHISEMSWTKRVKHPSKVMAIGDQVNAVVLDVDAKAKRISLGMKQIEPNPWTLLEEQYPIGSVIRGQVRNVTDFGIFVGVQEGIDGLVHVSDISWTQRIKHPGDLYKKGDEVEAVVLNIDVENERFSLGIKQLHPDPWTELPTKYPIGSRVKGKVTKVADFGAFVEIEPGIEGLVHVSELRDERVENPRDVVKEGDELDVKVIDMDPHERKVALSVKAALHEGEDYREYMRNQQGGRASLGDVFGEKLGRKGRDR; encoded by the coding sequence ATGGCGAATCCGCAAAGTGACTTGATCGGCGGCGAGGAAGACTTCGCTGCAATGCTCGAGGAGTCCTTCAAGGGAAGGGGCACGACGAAGGGCGGCGAGCTGAAGGAGAACGAGATCGTCCGCGGCACGGTGGTCCAGCTCACCAAGGACTACGCAGTTGTGGACATCGGGTACAAGAGCGAGGGCCAGGTTCCCATCCAGGAGTTCGGCCTCGCCGACGGCAAGCCCAACGTCAAGGTGGGCGACACCGTGGAAGTGCTGCTCGAGTCGCGCGAGAACGACACGGGCATGGTCGTCCTCTCCAAGGAGAAGGCCGACAAGATGCGCATCTGGGACGAGATTTCCGCCGCGTGCGAGCGCGACGAGCTCGTCGAGGGCACCATCGTCGGACGGGTCAAGGGGGGCCTCTCCGTCGACATCGGTGTGAAGGCGTTCCTCCCCGGCTCGCAGGTGGACCTCCGGCCGATCCGCAATCTCGACAAGCTGATCGGCGAGAAGTTCAAGTTCAAAGTCATCAAGTTCAACAAGAAGCGCGGCAACATCGTGCTCAGCCGGCGCGTCCTGCTCGAGAAGGAGCGGGAGACGCTGAAGAAGGACACCCTCCAGAAGCTGAAGGAGGGAGCCGTCCTCACCGGCATCGTGAAGAACCTCACCGACTACGGGGCATTCATCGATCTGGGCGGCATCGACGGCCTCTTGCACATCACCGACATGAGCTGGGGCCGCGTCGGGCACCCGAGCGAGATGCTCAACGTCGGCGACGAGCTGCGCGTGATCGTGCTGAAATTCGATCCGGCCACCGAGCGCGTCAGCCTGGGCCTCAAGCAGATCCAGGAGGATCCCTGGGCGCATGCGGCGGACAAGTATCCGCCGGGAACGCGCGTCACCGGGAAGGTCGTCTCCCTGACGGACTACGGCGCCTTCATCGAAATGGAGCCTGGCGTCGAGGGCCTGGTCCACATCAGCGAGATGAGCTGGACCAAGCGGGTGAAGCACCCGAGCAAGGTCATGGCCATCGGCGACCAGGTGAACGCGGTCGTGCTGGACGTGGACGCGAAAGCGAAGCGCATCAGCCTCGGCATGAAGCAGATCGAGCCGAATCCCTGGACCCTGCTCGAGGAGCAGTACCCCATCGGATCGGTCATCCGCGGTCAGGTGCGCAACGTCACCGACTTCGGCATCTTCGTCGGCGTGCAGGAGGGCATCGACGGGCTCGTGCACGTGAGCGACATCTCCTGGACCCAGCGCATCAAGCACCCCGGCGACCTGTACAAGAAGGGTGACGAGGTCGAGGCGGTGGTGCTGAACATCGACGTCGAAAACGAGCGGTTCTCCCTCGGCATCAAGCAGCTCCATCCGGATCCATGGACGGAGCTGCCCACGAAGTACCCGATCGGCAGCCGCGTGAAGGGCAAGGTCACCAAGGTCGCCGACTTCGGCGCCTTCGTGGAGATCGAGCCCGGCATCGAAGGCCTCGTGCACGTTAGTGAGCTTCGCGACGAGCGCGTGGAGAACCCGCGCGACGTGGTGAAGGAAGGCGACGAGCTGGACGTGAAGGTCATCGACATGGACCCGCACGAGCGCAAGGTGGCGCTCTCGGTGAAGGCCGCACTGCACGAGGGCGAGGACTACCGCGAGTACATGCGCAACCAGCAGGGAGGCCGGGCGTCGCTCGGCGACGTGTTCGGAGAGAAGCTGGGTCGCAAGGGCCGCGATCGGTAA
- a CDS encoding (d)CMP kinase, which yields MRVPARVISPGVTVPIVAIDGPAGAGKSTVARQLARRLGFTIIDTGAIYRSVALAARRAAVGWEDDEGLRRLLHAGLGITFRGDRVLLGGEDVTDAIRTPEISRGASVVSARPVVRQELLQLQRDLGHASRRGSVLEGRDIGTVVFPDADVKFFLTASDEARAQRRHAELVERGLSVPLSEVLADQRRRDRDDSERSIAPLRAASDAILVDTTGLDLDQVVERCCREASERLKHLNSGQP from the coding sequence ATGCGCGTCCCCGCCCGGGTTATCTCGCCCGGCGTGACCGTGCCCATCGTCGCCATCGACGGGCCCGCCGGTGCGGGCAAGAGCACGGTTGCTCGTCAGCTCGCCAGGCGGCTCGGCTTTACCATCATCGATACGGGCGCCATCTACCGCTCCGTCGCGCTCGCCGCGCGTCGCGCGGCGGTGGGCTGGGAGGACGACGAGGGGTTGCGCCGCCTCCTCCATGCCGGCCTGGGCATCACTTTCCGCGGCGACCGCGTGCTTCTCGGCGGCGAAGACGTGACCGACGCGATCCGCACGCCGGAGATCAGCCGCGGCGCGAGCGTCGTGTCGGCGCGGCCGGTCGTCCGGCAAGAGCTCCTGCAGTTGCAGCGCGACCTTGGACACGCCTCGCGCCGCGGGTCCGTGCTCGAAGGACGCGACATCGGGACCGTCGTTTTTCCGGACGCCGACGTGAAGTTCTTCCTCACCGCTTCCGACGAGGCGCGGGCACAGCGGCGCCATGCGGAGCTGGTGGAGAGGGGACTGTCCGTCCCTCTGTCAGAGGTCCTGGCCGACCAGCGGCGGCGCGACCGGGACGACAGCGAGCGCAGCATCGCCCCGCTTCGCGCCGCCTCCGACGCGATCCTGGTGGACACCACCGGACTGGACCTGGATCAGGTCGTGGAACGGTGTTGTCGCGAAGCCTCGGAGCGGCTGAAGCATCTGAATTCCGGGCAACCTTGA
- a CDS encoding MBL fold metallo-hydrolase, protein MRAFIASMLAFASAAFAQQQDFSKVEVKAAKVAGNVYVLTGSGGNIGATVGDDGVAIIDDQFAPLAPKIQAALRQLSPKPVRFVINTHWHGDHTGGNAEFADTAAILAHSNVRKRLMMGGKTTFIEFPPVTGKALPVVTFEQGLSLWWNGEEIRAIHPGIGHTDGDSVIWFMKSNVVHMGDDYFASAFPFVDLGSGGSVVKLIASLDVILGQIPADAKVIPGHGPVTDVAGLRKYRRMLDEVVATVKKARAAGKTVEQMQKEKILAPWDEWGKGFIKADIFIATVAEDLAKK, encoded by the coding sequence ATGCGCGCCTTCATCGCCTCGATGCTCGCTTTCGCCTCCGCGGCCTTCGCTCAGCAGCAGGATTTCTCGAAGGTGGAGGTGAAGGCGGCGAAGGTTGCGGGCAACGTCTACGTGCTCACCGGCTCCGGGGGAAACATCGGCGCCACCGTCGGCGATGACGGAGTCGCGATCATCGACGATCAGTTCGCGCCGCTGGCCCCGAAGATCCAGGCGGCGCTCCGGCAGCTCTCGCCCAAGCCGGTGCGATTCGTGATCAACACGCACTGGCATGGCGACCACACCGGTGGCAACGCGGAGTTCGCCGACACGGCAGCGATCCTGGCTCACTCGAACGTGCGGAAGCGGCTGATGATGGGCGGCAAGACCACCTTCATCGAGTTCCCGCCGGTGACGGGAAAGGCCCTTCCCGTGGTGACGTTCGAGCAGGGCCTGTCGCTGTGGTGGAACGGAGAGGAGATCCGCGCCATCCACCCCGGCATCGGCCACACCGACGGCGACAGCGTGATCTGGTTCATGAAGAGCAACGTGGTCCACATGGGCGATGATTACTTCGCCAGCGCCTTTCCCTTCGTCGACCTCGGCAGCGGCGGGAGCGTGGTCAAGCTGATCGCCTCGCTGGATGTGATCCTCGGACAGATTCCCGCGGATGCGAAGGTCATCCCGGGACATGGGCCCGTGACCGACGTGGCGGGCCTTCGCAAGTATCGCCGCATGCTGGACGAGGTGGTCGCCACCGTGAAGAAGGCGCGCGCCGCGGGCAAGACCGTCGAGCAGATGCAGAAGGAAAAGATCCTCGCGCCCTGGGACGAGTGGGGAAAGGGATTCATCAAGGCGGACATCTTCATCGCGACCGTCGCCGAGGATCTGGCGAAGAAGTAG
- a CDS encoding acetyl-CoA carboxylase carboxyltransferase subunit alpha has translation MATYALDFEKPLLELETKLAELKRHAATGEGSGSAGTLDGEIRRLEKRCARLQQEIFNELSRWQVVQLSRHPNRPYMFDYVQRLFTDWLELHGDRSFADDQALIGGLARFDGEPVMVIGQQKGRSTKENIVRSFGMPRPEGYRKALRLMKLAERFGRPVIAFIDTPGAYPGIDAEERGQAEAIAVCLEEMAGLLVPVISVVIGEGGSGGALAIGVCNRLLMLQYSWYSVISPESCAAILYRDSSKGEKAAEALKLTARDAYELGIVDELVEEASGGAHRDPDITAQNLGGALRRHLRALRQLGPGAIVDDRYAKFRKLGPVTQPGSNGA, from the coding sequence ATGGCTACATACGCGCTCGATTTTGAGAAGCCGCTGCTGGAACTGGAGACGAAGCTCGCGGAGTTGAAGCGGCACGCAGCGACCGGGGAGGGCTCGGGCAGCGCCGGCACGCTGGACGGCGAGATCCGCCGACTGGAGAAGCGCTGCGCCAGGCTCCAGCAGGAGATCTTCAACGAGCTGTCGCGGTGGCAGGTGGTCCAACTGTCGCGCCACCCGAACCGTCCGTACATGTTCGACTACGTCCAGCGCCTGTTCACCGATTGGCTCGAGCTGCACGGCGACCGTTCGTTCGCCGACGATCAGGCGCTGATCGGCGGACTTGCCCGGTTCGACGGCGAGCCGGTGATGGTCATCGGACAGCAGAAGGGGAGATCGACCAAGGAAAACATCGTGCGCAGCTTCGGGATGCCGCGCCCGGAGGGCTACCGCAAGGCGCTGCGGCTGATGAAGCTCGCGGAGCGCTTCGGGCGCCCGGTGATCGCCTTCATCGACACTCCCGGCGCCTACCCGGGAATCGACGCGGAAGAGCGCGGCCAGGCGGAAGCCATCGCGGTCTGCCTGGAGGAGATGGCGGGACTGTTGGTACCGGTGATCTCGGTCGTCATCGGAGAAGGCGGGTCCGGCGGCGCGCTGGCCATCGGGGTCTGCAACCGGCTGCTGATGCTTCAATACAGCTGGTACTCGGTGATCTCGCCCGAGTCCTGCGCCGCGATCCTGTACCGCGACAGCTCGAAGGGCGAGAAGGCCGCGGAAGCCCTGAAGTTGACGGCGCGCGATGCATACGAGCTCGGCATCGTCGACGAGCTGGTCGAGGAAGCCTCTGGCGGCGCACACCGCGATCCCGACATCACTGCCCAGAACCTCGGCGGAGCGTTGCGCCGCCACTTGCGCGCCCTGCGGCAGCTGGGCCCCGGCGCCATCGTCGACGACCGGTACGCAAAGTTCCGCAAGCTCGGCCCGGTGACCCAACCTGGGTCGAACGGGGCATAG
- the miaA gene encoding tRNA (adenosine(37)-N6)-dimethylallyltransferase MiaA, with protein MQRVVVICGPTASGKTALAVELAEKLGAEIVSADSQQCYRGLDAATAKPTAEERARARHHLLDVAEPEEQLDAARFVELADAAIAQIASRGKRAIIAGGTGLWIRALLRGLLDAPGASPEFREALREEFEGQGVPALHERLRGVDPAAAAKILPNDRVRIERALEVHALSGRPLSELQREHGFAEARYDAALWFLDPPRDVLRSRIETRTRRMFGDGSLRRETEWLIQRGATKALKIIGYAECAEALRIGDWALAEERTNARTWQYARRQRTWFAKDAGAPLEWPFDAVRLCEQAGRWYEGAPS; from the coding sequence ATGCAGCGGGTGGTCGTGATCTGCGGCCCGACCGCGTCGGGGAAGACCGCGCTGGCCGTCGAGTTGGCGGAAAAGCTCGGGGCGGAGATCGTGTCGGCGGACTCCCAGCAGTGCTACCGCGGGCTCGACGCTGCGACGGCCAAGCCGACGGCCGAGGAGCGGGCCCGTGCGCGGCATCATCTGCTCGACGTCGCCGAACCCGAGGAGCAGCTCGACGCGGCGCGGTTCGTCGAGCTGGCGGATGCCGCCATTGCCCAGATCGCGAGCAGAGGAAAGCGCGCGATCATCGCGGGCGGGACCGGGCTGTGGATCCGCGCCTTGCTCCGCGGGCTGCTCGATGCGCCGGGCGCGTCGCCGGAGTTCCGCGAGGCGCTTCGCGAGGAATTCGAGGGGCAGGGCGTGCCGGCGCTGCACGAACGGCTCCGTGGAGTCGATCCGGCGGCGGCCGCGAAGATCCTCCCCAACGACCGGGTCCGCATCGAACGGGCGCTGGAGGTGCACGCCCTGTCGGGAAGGCCGCTGAGTGAGCTGCAGCGTGAGCACGGCTTCGCGGAGGCGCGCTACGACGCGGCGCTCTGGTTTCTCGATCCGCCTCGCGACGTCCTGCGCTCCCGAATCGAAACGCGCACGCGGCGGATGTTTGGCGACGGCTCGCTGCGGCGCGAGACCGAATGGCTGATCCAGCGGGGAGCGACGAAAGCGCTGAAGATCATCGGCTATGCGGAGTGCGCCGAGGCGCTGCGGATCGGCGACTGGGCCCTCGCGGAGGAGCGCACCAACGCGCGGACCTGGCAGTACGCCCGACGGCAGCGCACCTGGTTCGCCAAGGATGCCGGCGCGCCGCTGGAGTGGCCGTTCGACGCGGTGCGCCTTTGCGAGCAGGCGGGGCGGTGGTACGAGGGCGCCCCTTCGTGA
- a CDS encoding xanthine dehydrogenase family protein molybdopterin-binding subunit: MSADIGKPYLRADGRAKVTGEARYAYEWPASGVLYGALVTSTVAKGRITAVDTASAEKDPGVIAVLTPFNAMRLPGGAQPAFQEDQILYSNQPVAVAIADTFERALHAAGRVKVRVERLPFTVRMEDELHAAFPHDIRNAAGSQPADQLRGDVDANLRRAEHKVEAEYETPPETHNPLEPHATLAVWSGGRLTIYDATQGIFGVRKKLAKAFAVPPGNVRVIAKFVGGGFGCKGSAWSHVLIAALAAKQLGRPVKIALSRPQMFGMVGGRPRTRQKVSVAAGKDGKLIALRHESVSTTSRFDDFIEPAALVSRHQYQCDNVETKHRLVRLDIGTPTYMRAPGESSGSFALESAIDELAHELGIDPVEFRLKNYAEIDPTEGKPFSSKSLRRCYELGAERFRWQKRTRRPELALRAGKLVGTGMATASYPANYTKASALARMDPDGSVLVRSGAVDIGGGTYTVMAQVAAETLGVPYEKVRFDLGDTEMPEAPRSGGSITAASVASAVEAACRALRQKLDAIGGRPRESVEAVGEVAPSEDRKRYALHSFGAQFAEVEVDPELGMVRVTRLIGAFAAGRILNARLARSQFMGGMVWGIGMALHEHSVYDEKLGRVMTRDLADYHVPSHKDVVVIDPIFIPVEKDDIVDPAGVKGIGEIGITGAAAAIANAVFNATGKRIRALPITPDKLL; this comes from the coding sequence ATGAGCGCCGACATCGGAAAGCCGTACCTCCGAGCGGATGGCCGCGCGAAAGTCACCGGAGAGGCGCGCTACGCGTACGAGTGGCCAGCCTCGGGCGTCCTTTACGGCGCGCTGGTGACGAGCACCGTGGCCAAAGGACGGATCACGGCCGTCGACACGGCTTCCGCGGAGAAGGATCCGGGGGTGATCGCCGTGCTCACGCCGTTCAACGCGATGAGGCTTCCCGGGGGCGCGCAGCCGGCGTTCCAGGAGGACCAGATCCTCTACAGCAACCAGCCGGTCGCGGTGGCGATCGCCGACACCTTCGAGCGTGCCCTGCACGCGGCTGGGCGGGTGAAAGTGAGGGTGGAACGGCTTCCGTTCACGGTGCGGATGGAGGACGAGCTGCACGCTGCCTTTCCGCACGACATCCGCAATGCCGCGGGGTCACAGCCTGCGGATCAGCTGCGCGGCGACGTCGACGCCAATCTGCGTCGCGCGGAGCACAAGGTGGAGGCGGAGTACGAGACGCCGCCGGAGACCCACAACCCGCTCGAGCCGCACGCCACGCTCGCCGTGTGGAGCGGGGGTCGATTGACGATCTACGACGCGACCCAGGGCATCTTCGGCGTCCGCAAGAAGCTGGCGAAAGCATTTGCGGTGCCGCCCGGCAACGTGCGCGTGATCGCCAAGTTCGTCGGCGGCGGATTCGGCTGCAAGGGCTCTGCGTGGTCGCACGTGTTGATCGCGGCGCTCGCGGCGAAGCAGCTCGGGCGGCCCGTGAAGATCGCGCTCTCGCGCCCGCAGATGTTCGGGATGGTCGGCGGCCGTCCGCGGACGCGGCAGAAGGTCTCGGTGGCGGCCGGCAAGGACGGGAAGCTGATTGCGCTCAGGCACGAGAGCGTCTCCACCACCTCCCGCTTCGACGACTTCATCGAGCCGGCCGCGCTGGTCTCGCGGCACCAGTACCAGTGCGACAACGTGGAGACGAAACACCGGCTCGTGCGCCTGGACATCGGCACCCCTACGTACATGCGGGCGCCGGGGGAGTCGAGCGGCAGCTTCGCGCTGGAGTCCGCCATCGACGAGTTGGCGCACGAGCTTGGGATCGATCCGGTGGAGTTCCGTCTGAAGAACTACGCGGAGATCGATCCCACCGAGGGCAAACCGTTCTCGAGCAAGTCGTTGCGGCGCTGCTACGAGCTGGGCGCGGAGCGATTCCGATGGCAGAAGCGGACGCGAAGGCCCGAGCTGGCGTTGCGGGCGGGGAAGCTGGTCGGCACCGGGATGGCGACCGCCTCGTATCCCGCGAACTACACCAAGGCGTCCGCTCTCGCGCGGATGGACCCTGACGGAAGCGTGCTGGTCCGGAGTGGCGCCGTCGATATCGGTGGTGGGACCTACACGGTGATGGCGCAGGTGGCCGCGGAGACGCTCGGTGTTCCGTACGAGAAGGTCAGATTCGATCTCGGCGACACGGAGATGCCCGAGGCGCCGCGGTCCGGCGGGTCGATCACGGCCGCGAGCGTCGCCTCGGCAGTGGAGGCGGCGTGTCGGGCGTTGCGGCAGAAGCTCGACGCGATCGGAGGCCGCCCTCGCGAATCGGTGGAAGCGGTGGGAGAAGTCGCGCCGTCCGAGGATCGGAAGAGATATGCGCTGCATTCGTTCGGCGCCCAGTTCGCCGAGGTGGAAGTGGACCCGGAGCTCGGCATGGTACGGGTGACGCGGCTGATCGGCGCGTTCGCTGCGGGTCGCATCCTCAACGCGCGCCTTGCCCGCAGCCAGTTCATGGGCGGGATGGTCTGGGGAATCGGCATGGCGCTGCACGAGCACTCCGTCTACGACGAAAAGCTCGGCAGGGTCATGACGCGCGACCTGGCGGACTACCACGTGCCGTCTCACAAGGACGTCGTCGTCATCGACCCGATCTTCATTCCCGTCGAGAAGGACGACATCGTCGATCCGGCGGGGGTGAAAGGCATCGGCGAGATCGGGATCACCGGCGCCGCCGCGGCCATCGCCAACGCCGTGTTCAATGCGACGGGCAAGCGCATCCGCGCCCTTCCGATCACGCCCGACAAGCTGTTGTAA
- a CDS encoding (2Fe-2S)-binding protein: MGRRELLVNSLAVALGAAVLQACASSRPAPDLKAGPAIADLVDVKLVVNGDQRSLRVEPRVVLLDALRENLGLTGAKKGCDMGQCGACTVIIDGQRVNSCLKLVAQLEGAHVTTIEGLARGRELHPMQQAFLQQDALQCGYCTPGQILSAVALLREGKPQDDDEIRERMCGNLCRCGAYPNIVAAIRDVAGRA, encoded by the coding sequence ATGGGAAGACGCGAGCTCCTCGTGAACAGCCTCGCCGTGGCGCTGGGCGCGGCGGTGCTGCAGGCCTGCGCGTCGTCGCGGCCGGCGCCGGACCTGAAAGCCGGTCCCGCGATAGCCGATCTGGTCGACGTGAAGCTGGTCGTGAACGGCGACCAGCGCAGCCTGCGGGTCGAGCCGCGCGTCGTGCTTCTCGATGCGTTGCGCGAGAACCTCGGGCTCACCGGAGCGAAGAAGGGATGCGACATGGGGCAATGCGGGGCCTGCACCGTGATCATCGACGGGCAGCGCGTGAACTCCTGCCTCAAGCTCGTGGCGCAGCTCGAGGGCGCCCACGTCACCACCATCGAGGGCCTGGCGCGCGGCCGTGAGCTGCACCCGATGCAGCAGGCTTTCTTGCAGCAGGACGCCTTGCAATGCGGGTACTGCACGCCGGGTCAGATCCTCTCGGCCGTCGCGTTGCTCCGGGAAGGAAAGCCGCAGGACGACGACGAGATCCGCGAGCGCATGTGCGGAAACCTCTGCCGCTGCGGCGCATACCCGAACATCGTCGCCGCCATCCGCGACGTGGCGGGGAGGGCCTGA